The window agtGACTTCTAAATGAATagaaacagaaaaatgaaGACCGTCGAGGAAAGCTTGCGAAATGGGAGATGGGAAGGTCTCCTTAAATGAGAGTCGGAAGCAAAACGAAATTCTATCCCAAACTATACTTTGAGCCCGATTATGCTCCCTTTCAGTCTGGCTATAATGTTGAGGACaatttggaggaagaaaatcCCCAGAGGGAGAGTATGGCTGCCGTATATGTTGTAAACTTGGTCCATCCACACCTGATCCTTCATCTTAAAGCCATCGCAAATCTTGTGTTTACTTCAAATTGTATCCAGGAATTCTGCCAGGCTTGTGTTAATATGCGGAAAGATGCGTTGGATGAGTATTTGCTCAATCTCGAAATGGATAAGTATAGCATCGATGATTTGGTGAGTACGGAATGGAATGTCTTAAACGTGAAGATCAAGAAATGGCTCAACTCTTGCTTCTGAGCTGCAGAATGAAATCAATAGCATGCCTGGCCCAATGGCTTTTCCAATGGCTTTACCACCTTCAGTCGATCACTTCACATTTAATATCCAATTTGAATAACAAATCATTTAATATCCCTTTCCACATTTGTCCTCCTTTTCTTGTCTTTCTATGCGCTTCTTAATTACAGAAGGGGATAAAGAACAGAAATGAGAGTGAGTATTGTAGTAGCAAGCAAAGTTTTTCTATGTCAAAGTTAACCGGCTTAAATTGACAAGATCCACAGAAATCATCAAACCTGCAGGAACTGATTCAAGGTCAAGTTCTAAGGTCTTCACACAGAAACTGAGCAACAGGGGTGCAATCGTTAACCATCAACAATCAACCGTTCTTATTATATCTGCTAATACAAAAGCATCAGCCTCAAATATAAGAGACATATCTAGAACATCGAAAGGTTCAAAGAGCATTGTacaacaaaatcatcaagGAAGAGCCGCGTTAGGAAGGAAAGCATGATGCCTAATGTTATCGACAACCGTTCTTATGATATATACTATTAGAAAAGCAGACATATCTAGAACATCAAAAGGTTCAAAGAACATTGTACAACAAAAACCTCGAGGAAGAGCCGCGTTAGGAAGTAAAACATGATGCCTAGTGCTATCGACACTGGGAGAGCAGGCAAAGCTTTCTGATATATTGCCAATAGCATCAAAGTGATTCCAAGACCAGCTACAATTGCAAGATAGCACGCATAAACCGTCATGTAATCATACATCGCTGCCCTGCCGACCAATACGCTATAGAAAATGAAGTCCCCTAGCCCCAACTTGATAGCCCCAGAGGATCCCAACCCAATTCCCTCtaacattaaattttcatttgatgcAGAAACTTCTTCTCCATGTGGCTGAACGTTCCCTCCAATGTCAATTAATGGAACAAGAAGCTCACTGTTCCTTATCAGAACCTGGCCCTCTTCAGATCTAACAACACTTGATTCACTATTAGGATTTGAATCGGATGTTTCAATCTCATCTACACTTGATTCAGAAACCACATTGCCCTCAGAAACAGAATCGAGAACCGCAGGGAGATTGCCCgaaatttcatttctttccctCCATACCCTCATCCTTGTTTGCACTGCATCCCTAGGATTTGATTCATGATAAACCACTGGCCGAGCCTCATAAACCAAAGCTGGGATATCTTCATCCCTAGATATAGCAAGCTCAACTAACAGCCTCAAAGGTCCAACAGGAAGCAAAACTGCTGCAAGATCATAGAGAGCCAGTGCAACTAAAAGAGCCCAAGTAGTCCATTCGGGTAACAAAGTAAACCAATAAGCCACCAGCATCCCAATCAAAACCAAGTACCCTTGTGTTACAAGGATGGGCATTTTTGACATGAACACAGCCAAAACACCCACAGCAGCAAAATTGAAGAGAACAACCAAAAAAGTGAAACAATCAACAGGAACATCGAAATCTTCAATCAAGAACAATGCAATTTCACCTccaagaaaacccaaaacgACAAAAGCCGAGAAACCCATATAATATTTCAAGAACTTGACGCATCTAAGGTAGAAAAGCAACACCATGACGAATGTAGCCACAGTTATGATAGCCACAAACACCAGGGAGTTTAAAAGAGCACCTGTAAATTTGTCCCACGAGGAATCGGAGCTGCTTTCATTATATGCAATGGTAGCGATGGAGCTAACTGTTGCAGCAGAAGATGAGGAGCTGGAGTTGAGAATAGAGACTAGAATAACCACCATGAACATGCAGATTGAAACTGGGGCGACAATTCTAACAATCTCTTCCCCAAGAGATTCAAGAATGCTTGTGGGCCTTTGATTTTGGGCCATCTGGGTCTTTATAATTACAGATCAAACTTCAACTCTCAAGGCGGAGGCTCTCACAACAATCTGAATCTGAAGGGAAAGATGGATTCAAGATTGATTCCACTCTTCGCCTGATGCTAAACTGGTGTTTCATCGAAGTGGCAACGCAGTCGTAACCACAAACACAGCATTCATCTTGCACGGGCACAAAAATAGCTTTATTGATTAACAATCTCAATCCCCCAGAGGGTTCAATCTACCAATATTCTGCGTTCGTCTGACCTTCAACGTATCATCACCCTGGTTCGACCTAATTCCAGGGCCGGTTTGACTGTCTTCTTGGAATATTACTTTTTGAGAATTtccaaacttaattttaagttaaattatataaatgctaaattaattaattaattaattatatatatatatatatatatatatatatatatatatataataataataaaataaaaactaataaaaattctctttagataatattttgtttcaaaagtaCAAATTTTTAgaagagttttaaaaatagtttcaaacttatactttttataatttatgaaaacagaagaaaattaatgctatttttaacatttttggaacattttttttaatatgatactaatattttaaataaaaaaaatgaaggaataaatgaatctttttttaaagtcattattcaaaatatttttttaactaaactATTAACATGTTTCCatccaaaattattaattgtatgatttttttaagaatattattaaaactgtCTAGAGGTATTTATATTTGAGTAAAGGATAGAGtttggaaatatttttattgatctAATTTGagactcaaaattttgaaatatttttattaatttaacctccGCCTAAAATACTCTCTAAGACTCTaagaatttcataaatttgtaattgtcACTCATACCAGCTACATaaatctttcaaatttctaCGATAGTCAATAATCCAAAACACATGATATTATATAAGTTTGAGCCCTCCAACCTCAATGTCATAAATCAAAACTTGGAAAGCAGCAAGCCAAATAATCAATGAAGAATCTCAAACTTCCCAGGTATATGATAATAGCGAACTTCTCATCATTTTCAGAGTAAATAACTGTCATCAAGCAATACAAAGAGCTGAGATCAATGAGCCAacagtttttcttttctttatttattcatcAATGGCCCAGGTATATAATAATATCCTTGTTTTCAATGCAATGCCGCAATTTACCTTGGTCTATAAACAAGTTTCACAATGTTGTTGTCCAAATGAAGCAACCGTATATACTCTGTCCTAACTTCTATACGGATTCAGCATCACAGAAATTTTATGCAATAAATCAGATGCACTCTGTTCCTCAGTATCATTTGGAGGGAGATTAGAGGTCCATTTCTTAAAATGATGGAGACTGCCTGTAAAGTCGGTGAAAATCCCATCGACTCTTATTGTGTTGATCCAGTAATCAAATTCCTCATATGAATCTTGATGAAAGTTGAAATGGACAAAGTTGTACTCATTTCTGAAAGTATATGGATGGACCTGCAATGAAAACCATGTCAATCAATTAGTGTTTACATATAAACCATGTGACACCATTTCATATCAGTCGCTCGTAAGTGAAATCTAGCAGCCTTTACCATCTATAAGATTCAACTAGTATTTAAATGCAATCATTTCACTTCCCACATGTGCATCCACATTCCATCTCAGTATAAGAATAAAGGACTTGAACGTGAATTATGTTTACCTGTAGGTTATGTGCGTGTGCTCGGGTTACAAGATCTGTAGGTGTTAGCATATAGTTGTTGACAGCAGGAACTATAGTATCCTTCCAAGGTCCAATTCCCACCACATACTTCTTTATGTAATTGAAGTAGCTATCAGAGGTAATTTCCCAATACGTCTGCACATTATCCAATACTATTTTTAAGAAGAAGCTTATTAAGAGCTAAGccaagaaaataatatgaattcATCACAGAAGATTTATCAAAAAGCACTATAGAGCAGATTCAGCAACCACAGGAACATCTAAACTCTTCGGTCTTCTGACCGAAGTTGGATCTACTGTTCAATCGTGAAACCTTCTATGAGTCCAAGTACATAATTTGTCTTCAACGGAGAAAAGGGTAGTACATTAAGAGTCAagacaataaattaatattaaattctcAGAGAAGGTTTGTCAAGAAATCCACAGCAGATTCAGCAATCACAGGAACATCTAATCTCTTTAGTCTTTACACTGAAGTTGGAACTTTTGTTTGATTGTGAACCTTCTATGAGACCACAGCAGATTCAGAAAAGAGTAGTAATTCACACGAACCAAACAAAAACTCATCATGAGGTACTACTTGATGAGAATATTGTATATCCTTAAGCCCAAGGGAAAGTCCCGTTGGCTAAGGCATGCAGCCTTGAGTAACGCTTGCCCCAAAAGGTCGCATGTTCGAATTTTTGGGTAAGTTCAAAGAGGAAAACTCATGATGTCTCCAAAGTTTGGACCTTGGGGCAGGCacaaaattgttaaataaaaaataaataggtaTATCCTTAACTGGGGCCTTTACATGGAGTTGATCCATGTAACTAGATGCTAAATCGTTTATGATGTTTTCATCTAATGAGAAGTTTGATAAACAACAATGTAGCAGGATTATTTGACTGCCTTCAGCAGAACTATAGCTTCATACTTTTCCGAGacaaataatatttgtagcaccaaaattcagaaaaattcacaaactcaagaaaaatatcCAAGGAAAGGTTTGAAATACCTGATTTGTGTCCTGTGTTGGAATTGTAGTATCATCGATCAATAAGATCTGGGGCAGGTCCGTAAGATTTGATACGTGTATGATGGAAGTTGGAGCAAATGACTGAATGAAAGCAGGTTGTCTCAACCAATCTTTTGACAAATATGAACCTTTATATCCATGTTTCTTTAGAATCTCCACAAACTTGTCCTCAAATATTTTACCATCTCGCCATTTGACCTGTGCACATTTTACCCGTATTAGGGTTCAAAAGTTTTGCCAACAAGAAACCATTGAGCAACCATTGTACTACAGACACACCGCATGTTAGGGGTTTATTCGAGGATAAATGAGAACTAGACCAACATGCAATTTACTGCCCTTAGAGTCAAACCTATATTTGCCAACAGCATCGTCATTGAAAAGGCATCACAATCTTCAAAATATCAAAACCCTTGCAGGAAACCAAATTGCAGAAAACAGTAGAACGGTGGTTTTATAGGTAGCTTCAGAAAATGTTCAGTAAGTACTTCCTTTTGTACAAGGAAACTTACACGCTGGTTAATGAATACTGGATTTTTAATCTCTGGGTATATTCCAACAACTCTCGGTGCATCAAGTGCAATTGCAATGAAGTCCTCAAAAGttattatagaaaattttcCTGAGTTCATAATTTAGAGAACATGTTTTGATTAGTATCATGCAAAAAGACTAGGCTCCAGAGATAAAGTAAAATATCTTCTCTATAACGAGGGATCAGAGTTCAAGAGAGAACTAAgctcaacaaaatatttcaagtAGGTGACAAGGCATTTTTCATTATGCTATAGGGGAAAATGGGTTATGTCACAGGAATTCGATTTTAGATTTTACCTGATATCATAATAGAAGATCACCATCTAATCATTTAGAAGGAGTTGGTGGTAATCCAAGACAAATATAcaccaacccaaaaaaaaaaaaaaaacaagcgACCATAAAGTGAACATCAATAAGTGTGGAAGTAAATATCAATGTGGAGTATGGCTAATTCAAACCCCTACCCGTTCAATTCCACTACTAGTCTTTTCATGTGCCTCACACTTAATTTTGGTGAGATCAATCAAACCTAGGCATGAGCTAATTGAAACCAGTGTATATTTTGATCCAGTAAAGTTGGTATGTTGTTTGGTGCAAATCTAACAACAATATTATTCAGTTGTACATTAGGAAAGTAATAACATTTAGATAAGAGCAAACGATAGAGCTTGTTGGGAAACTAATAAACttgaacaaagaaaaggatgcTTAAAGAAGAGATCTAATACCATTATGTTGTTGATCTCTGAAAGGATACCTCTGCTTCACCTTCAATGACTGTAATTCTTTTAGTGTGAAATCAACTGCATATAATCAATTAGAACCCATAAAAATACCATGAAATGAGATTGCAGCATAAGAACCCTAAAAGAGGTTTAAAGGAATAAGAAATAGGGGGAGTTGTAAAATACACATGCATAAAATTGAATATGCAGCCACTGTACCAGTGAAAAACCCAGTGATGTTAACTCCTTGGACATCATATGTTCTCCTACGATTGGcaaactttttatattttccaacATCAGTAGTCTGATCAAGCGTTACATCATGGAAGCAAATAAGAACTCCATCTTTGGAAGATAAGACGTCGGTCTCAATGAAGTCTGCACCCTCTTCTATAGCTCTCTGAAATAATTAGTTAAAGGCAGAGTATTAAGacatagaagagaaaaattgagTATACAAAGCACATAATTCGACTTCTCTGCACGAGAGCATATGataaaaacaagaataaaaGCTCAGTGCCTACAAATTCCATGTATCTATGGTCGTTACCAACGAGCCTCAAGGTGTAATAATAGGGAACTTTACTAATATGCAATATATAGTGTTGTATTCTCAAAATCTAATACCCTGTTCGGACTGACTTTCTAACTACTTAAAAAAGTGTTTTGTGcacaaaaattactttttaaagtCATCCAAATAAACCTTAACAAACAGATTATTTGGTCTCCAAttccatgcaaatgcaaacatatACTTGATCTGCTTCCCTCTAATTGAATTATCTTTCAATAAATGGAGGATTCTTAACATTGATCTGACTAGTTTGCCGTTAATGTTTTAGTACCATTATCATGTgcaaaacaatttcaaaagttaagTGAACAAGAAGTTGGAAAGAATACAGTTAGATGTGCCCACCTTATATGCAGGAAGAGTCTCTTCTGGAAATTCTCCATTTGAACCTCGATGAGCAATATTATATGGACGAGTGGTTTGAAGAGGCTGCCTACTTCCTTCAGGTAATCTACTAGGAAGTGGGTAAAAAGGCCTTGCAGCACACCCAACAATAAGTAGTACCAACATAGGAATAGTGAAGCCTGCCGcatcaaagaaacaaaagatcaATAATCAATGGTTAGCCAAAAGTTTAGCATGCATTAGAAAGAAGTGAACACTTGACCATCCTGTAGTGTAGGAAGGATATCAGAAAACTTGAAGCTGTGGTGTGCCTAGGGTCAAATTTCCAGCACACTAAATGTTCATTGATAGGCATTTGAAGTACCgttaatgaaacaaaattccaaTTTAAAGACTATTTTCCACATAGGCTCATTACTTGGGGGACAGAATTGATCAAATTTTGTCTGGCAACGCATCAAGACTGAAATTTCACAAAGTTAATATTGACAATGCATACAAAGAGGCTGATCATGAAATTTAGGTGTTTATGTTCACAATTCGGGCTATGTTATCCTTGAATGGAGTAATCGAGACTGCTTGTGATCTAATATATAAAGATGTAGATTCTTCAGTATACCTGAACATAAGCACTTGCATCAAATACAATGAGCTGCTCTTCAAATGCACAAGTACCAACTCAGAAACCTCAGTGCATAGGTACTGAGGCAATAATTTTGCAGAAACAAGTACGGGTTTTCCACAAGGCAATGTCACAGAGAAATGCCTTAAGGAGTTATCATAGTTACATTTCCAACCATGCAGACGTTATTCTGAGTGCGAGAATTTCAtgttatcaaacaaaaaacaaggGGCATCGTGATGTAAATTCATGAAACTGTAAGTAGAATACTCAACATGGCTAATCAAAGAGCAAACCCGTgagggaaaagaaacaaaaacaaacaatctTCATCATAAGCGGTTCAAATCTCGATTCAATGACCAAATCTATCAGTTCCAAATCAAACATTCAATTCCAAAAAAATTCCAGCtctaaatgaaatgaaaaagaaaaaaaaaaacaaaaaaaatctgatCCCCGCGGAAAtgacagaaaataaaaattgaaatggttgaaggtgaaaaaaaaaaatgtatcagAAATTGGAGCTTACAGGGTGCGGCGGCCAGGAATTTGCCCATTTCCCTGTTTCTTCGTCTTCCTTCTGTCTTTCAAATTTCCAGACGGAATAAATTCATTCTCTGGTTTGATCCCTTTGTATAAGGCTTATGCACTTTCAACTCCTTGACGTTGGATCCGCCGTGATGCTCGAGAATATTCTCTTTCacactttattttaattattttaaacgtTACAAATAATTTGGTATCTAATGGGATAAGAAACTAAGCTAGACAATTAAACTATGGAATACCAATTCTGAATTCTTAAATGAGGAAATTTATGTTCActcttaataataaaataatatttattgatgTTATTCCATCAAATATTAGTCTAAAGTTTAAGACTAATAATATTAGAAGTTTGAATCAACTATTTACCTAATTGTGTTGTGttgatgaatataatattattcttatacttcatatttataaaatcattCATTCTATAATATAAAACGAAGAATGCTACTGTTAATACCAATTAATACATTCACTGCTATTTTTAGGTGAAACGCTTAAATTCTTAAACATctaaaacaaatattgtcgAACATTAATAGCCCTGCAATTAACAATATCATTAGTTATTGTTTGTCAAGATTATATCaccataaaaaagaaacatggCAAAAATCTattggatgaaaattttgcGAGAAGTCGTTGgattttgtcatttatttattttttttttaagaaaaaattaatcattgatattcttatttaataattgattaGGAGGCTGAGATTTGGAGCTGCATCGAGAATTGTAAACGAAGTTGACGAAACAGGAAATGGTGCGACAATAATCTGATTAACTCGATGTGGGGAATCCTCTTTGTTGGCGGTGCTCTCTTTAATTTTCCCTAATGAAACCAAACAGCCAAAGGGGGaaatcagaagaaaaaaaacatttcaaaattcaacaagtttcttctttttccgtTGTACTTTcctgaaagaaaaaggggcAACGGGAGCAATTGAGCAACTAAAAGAGAGTTACAATGAAAATGAAGTACAGCAAACGTGAATGTGCTTCATGGGGTTGGCCACTTCCCTCCCACCAGCATGTTTCACAAACTCTGCAGGTGTAAGAAAGCTTCCATGGCACACACACACTATGCAAACTTGTCCCTTCATGTACTTGTATAAAAACCCTTCTACCTTCCTTCCGTTTGGCCCATCACCGATTGTAGTTACGCTCGGCATCGTTCGCATCACATCCATCCCTCCATCCCCCTCCATCAATCCCTTCGAAACTCTACATCTCTTCGCTGCATTTGTCCCTGGTTTTTCTCTTGATGCCGTTGTTTGCGGCTCTCTGTCAATTGACTCCAGTGATGACTGTGAAGTGGATGACCCCTTAGTTGATCCCACACTTCCATGTCCTGTCAATGCAAATCTAACCGTTAATACCACCTAATCCTATTGTTTCAGAACCTAATTTAAATTGTGACCCAGATCTAACTTCATCGAATCCTTCACATCCAGGACAATCAGTACAATTACATATCGAGTGAAACTTAGGAATTTTGATCAATATTTCCTTGCTTCAATGATTCAGTTATAAGATCTCTGATGCTAAACAGTACGAACACACAACCAAAACCCCATTTGCCTACTCATTGTATGCCCAAGCTGACAACCAAATCCCCAATGATTTTGAAAGGATcaacaaaattacaattttccAAGCGTACATGCAAGAGGTTTATCGGCAACATAAAACAAAGTAACGCTACTCTGGTATCAGCATCAACAAACACTTGATGATGAATTTTTCACCGTCGAAGgtgaaataattatttccaGCTTCCTGCTAAAACATCGTTAGTTAGCCAATAAAGTGCTTGTACttccttttccatttcatcTCATGAATCACCCAgaaattttcaactttcaaaaaaaaaattgcagagagaaagaagagtttTGATTAAACCAAGAGGGTGAAGATTAATGAATTCAAAGAACATCGACCTACATCAGACCTGAAAACCAGTTGATCATAAAGTCATAGAACTtagtgaaaaaagaaatcaaaaagGGGAAAGAGCAGGGGCATACCTTCAATTGTATAATTTTGGGAAAGGCTTCCTTGTGTGGATTTGATCTTATCAGTCGCACGACATACCGCTGGACTTCTCGCTGTAGAAGCGGCAGCCCAAGCCGCCACTTCAGACGGAGACGGCGGTGCAGCCGCTGCCTTCTCATCCTCCGCCGCAGCTGCTCTGCCACTCCTCTGCTCCGCCAGTCTCTTTTTGGCCTCCATCCTCCTCATCAATTGCAACTCCTTCAGTTTAATCCGACCCAGTTGGTCCGTCTCGGCCGGAAAAGAACAAGATCTCGCCAACGAAAGAAACGAACGGTGTTGCCCCTGCATATCCCATTTCCACGTCTCAGCGTTCTGAGAAATCACTCCAATAACCGAAGACGATCGGGTTAACGAACTTTCCTTCAATTTCCGACAATAAATTCCCCCTAGAGAGAGTCCAAGAGTAAGGTCCGGTTGTTCAGAGGTAGAAACCTTCGTTTCTCCGTTCATCTCCGGCGAGAGTCTGAGCATCAGGTCatccccaaatccaccactgATTGCATCCCCCATCgaacaaaaacaaccaaacCCACTTCTCAAATTCGAGCCTACACACAAAACCCAAATGGAATTCAACCCAGAACCCCAAAAATCAAGATATCCACATGGGGAAAAACCTCAGAGAGGAGGAGGGCGTCGAAAGAGACGATTGAAATCGAGAGAGAAGAGTAACCCAGAAAGGGGAAATaagtaaagaagaagaaaagagaggggaaatggaaatggaggtTTCATGGGGGAGGAAAATGGGAAGAATCCACGTGGAGATCAGTGGTGAGGGGTTCACATCGTGTATGATTAGAGTGAAACGAAGGTTCTGGTGAGTGTGTTTCTCAAGTTGCAGGTTGAGGCTCCAATCATCCACTCCCACCACCTCCAACTACCCCTAATCCTCGCCCTTCTCCAATTTCTGGCACCTGTTGCTCTTGCTCTTACTTTTCCTCTTTCGGACTCTTTATGTAATTTTCATCCACTGTTCGTCTCACAATTTCTTGTTTAAACTTTGTTTTGCTATTGCCACGCCTAAATTCAATTTACTTCAAATCATTTCGATTTCTTCCCTTTGTACCTTGATTGTAACAATTTCATTGGTATGTGTGATGGTGGTTCAAGTTGGGTTTTTGAGTTCATTAATGTGGTAGCTAGGCATCAAACTTGAAACCTTCAACTTGAAGGAAGGTACAGagtattttattcttttaattttttttttttttttaaagagaacTACAAATGTAAAGGTGAGCTTTTGGAGTTACGAAGGGAGAGGGGCATTCAGGAAACTGGGGTCTGACTCTCGGTGCGCTCGTCTACCTGACCACGTGGCCTTTTATTAAGGATCTTGAAGCGTCCCCtgttcttttctctttcccCCTTCATCAAAGTTCCTTCATTTTTAACAATATAATACACTGTTTCCATAATTCCTTTATAttataaccttttttttttttcttttaatttgttttatctcTTTAATAAAACAAGTGGtatctataaatatattatattatttttgtactttgaagtttttgcttttttctctatataaaataaaattatgaatatgtttATAAAACACATCTTACAAGCCTGTAAAGGTTCtaaatacttaatttttaagcttttgagagtatattttattttttactttatacataaaaagaattatggtTTATGGTAATTCTTCAATTATATTATTCTATTAATTTggtcatatcatttttttctttattgatatgttccaaaaaaataaaggttaaatatgtcttcttctttttatccCTTTTTTAAACGAAAAATGCGAGGGATAGCAGAAATCCATTTTAACACTTCCGTTAGCTTCTAACGTATTCTTGACCTTTTCTTTGAGATTGCAACGTTGCGCCGTTTAGTTTCGCGTTAACAGACGGTCGCGAAGAATAGGGTGAAAAATCTCGTGGCGCCACGTGGGTGTTTTGATCTGACGTGGGGACAGCAGAGATGAGGCAAGTTGAGAGCGATTTACAAGgttaaaaaaaggataaaaaggaaaaatcataaatagaAAACACACGTGGCGCAAAAGGGAGGAGATAAAATGGGAACCACATACTGCCACTTGGCAAGTTGCATGCTACATGTCAGAAAAGGTCTCGTACGGAACGACGAAGCATCTACTTGATTTGTCCCCATATCGGACATGGTTGTCACAAGATTCCAGGCTGGT is drawn from Cucurbita pepo subsp. pepo cultivar mu-cu-16 chromosome LG09, ASM280686v2, whole genome shotgun sequence and contains these coding sequences:
- the LOC111801576 gene encoding presenilin-like protein At2g29900, which codes for MAQNQRPTSILESLGEEIVRIVAPVSICMFMVVILVSILNSSSSSSAATVSSIATIAYNESSSDSSWDKFTGALLNSLVFVAIITVATFVMVLLFYLRCVKFLKYYMGFSAFVVLGFLGGEIALFLIEDFDVPVDCFTFLVVLFNFAAVGVLAVFMSKMPILVTQGYLVLIGMLVAYWFTLLPEWTTWALLVALALYDLAAVLLPVGPLRLLVELAISRDEDIPALVYEARPVVYHESNPRDAVQTRMRVWRERNEISGNLPAVLDSVSEGNVVSESSVDEIETSDSNPNSESSVVRSEEGQVLIRNSELLVPLIDIGGNVQPHGEEVSASNENLMLEGIGLGSSGAIKLGLGDFIFYSVLVGRAAMYDYMTVYACYLAIVAGLGITLMLLAIYQKALPALPVSIALGIMFYFLTRLFLEVFVVQCSLNLLMF
- the LOC111801578 gene encoding ninja-family protein AFP3-like gives rise to the protein MGDAISGGFGDDLMLRLSPEMNGETKVSTSEQPDLTLGLSLGGIYCRKLKESSLTRSSSVIGVISQNAETWKWDMQGQHRSFLSLARSCSFPAETDQLGRIKLKELQLMRRMEAKKRLAEQRSGRAAAAEDEKAAAAPPSPSEVAAWAAASTARSPAVCRATDKIKSTQGSLSQNYTIEGHGSVGSTKGSSTSQSSLESIDREPQTTASREKPGTNAAKRCRVSKGLMEGDGGMDVMRTMPSVTTIGDGPNGRKVEGFLYKYMKGQVCIVCVCHGSFLTPAEFVKHAGGREVANPMKHIHVCCTSFSL
- the LOC111801577 gene encoding glycerophosphodiester phosphodiesterase GDPD6-like, with the protein product MGKFLAAAPCFTIPMLVLLIVGCAARPFYPLPSRLPEGSRQPLQTTRPYNIAHRGSNGEFPEETLPAYKRAIEEGADFIETDVLSSKDGVLICFHDVTLDQTTDVGKYKKFANRRRTYDVQGVNITGFFTVDFTLKELQSLKVKQRYPFRDQQHNGKFSIITFEDFIAIALDAPRVVGIYPEIKNPVFINQRVKWRDGKIFEDKFVEILKKHGYKGSYLSKDWLRQPAFIQSFAPTSIIHVSNLTDLPQILLIDDTTIPTQDTNQTYWEITSDSYFNYIKKYVVGIGPWKDTIVPAVNNYMLTPTDLVTRAHAHNLQVHPYTFRNEYNFVHFNFHQDSYEEFDYWINTIRVDGIFTDFTGSLHHFKKWTSNLPPNDTEEQSASDLLHKISVMLNPYRS